From a region of the Sinorhizobium sp. B11 genome:
- a CDS encoding adenosine kinase encodes MTKFDVLTVGNAIVDIIARCDDQFLIDNKITKAAMNLIDADRAELLYSRMGPALEASGGSAGNTAAGVASLGGKAAYFGKVAEDQLGEIFAHDIRAQGVHYQTRAKGMFPPTARSMIFVTDDGERSMNTYLGACVELGPEDVEADVVAQAKVTYFEGYLWDPPRAKEAILDCARIAHENGREMSMTLSDSFCVDRYRAEFLDLMRSGKVDIVFSNRQEALSLYETDDFEEALNKIAKDCKIAAVTMSENGAVILKGNERHYVDAIKINEVVDTTGAGDLFASGFLYGYTQGRSLEDCGKLGCLAAGIVIQQIGPRPMKSLSEAAKEAGLI; translated from the coding sequence ATGACCAAATTCGATGTTCTGACAGTCGGCAACGCAATCGTCGATATTATCGCCCGTTGCGACGACCAGTTCCTCATTGACAACAAGATCACCAAGGCGGCGATGAACCTCATCGATGCCGATCGTGCCGAACTGCTTTATTCCCGCATGGGCCCGGCGCTCGAAGCCTCCGGCGGTAGCGCAGGCAATACGGCTGCAGGCGTCGCGAGCCTCGGCGGCAAGGCCGCCTATTTTGGCAAGGTTGCGGAAGACCAGCTCGGCGAGATCTTTGCGCATGATATCCGAGCGCAGGGCGTTCATTATCAGACCCGGGCCAAGGGCATGTTTCCGCCGACCGCACGCTCGATGATTTTCGTTACCGATGATGGCGAGCGTTCGATGAACACCTATCTCGGCGCCTGCGTCGAGCTTGGGCCTGAGGATGTCGAAGCAGATGTGGTGGCTCAAGCCAAGGTGACCTATTTCGAAGGTTATCTCTGGGACCCGCCGCGCGCCAAGGAGGCGATCCTCGATTGCGCCCGCATCGCCCACGAGAATGGCCGCGAAATGTCGATGACACTCTCGGACAGCTTCTGCGTCGATCGTTACCGCGCCGAATTTCTGGATCTGATGCGTTCGGGCAAGGTCGATATCGTCTTCTCGAACCGCCAGGAGGCCCTTTCGCTCTACGAGACTGACGATTTCGAGGAAGCGCTGAACAAGATCGCCAAGGACTGCAAGATTGCCGCCGTCACCATGAGCGAGAACGGCGCCGTGATCCTGAAGGGCAACGAGCGCCACTACGTCGACGCGATCAAGATCAATGAAGTAGTGGATACGACGGGTGCGGGCGATCTCTTCGCGTCAGGTTTTCTCTACGGTTACACGCAGGGCCGTTCGCTCGAAGATTGCGGCAAGCTCGGCTGCCTTGCCGCCGGCATCGTCATTCAGCAGATCGGCCCGCGGCCGATGAAGTCCCTGTCCGAAGCCGCAAAGGAGGCGGGCCTTATTTAA